One Panicum virgatum strain AP13 chromosome 3N, P.virgatum_v5, whole genome shotgun sequence DNA segment encodes these proteins:
- the LOC120667943 gene encoding uncharacterized protein LOC120667943 translates to MSSLAHSSSSSSVSSEPLPDAPQPAPAAVVQQVNIRSHVPVLLDFPSANYGQWRVLFESVLGKFGLDDFVRSAPPIAQRTAEWRQIDHIVVNWIYTTINKTVFDIVYRPRVSAFTLWGDVEGLFLNNELHRAIYLEAELRSIVQDDATIDEYCSTLKRLADKLRDIGQPVSEPSQVLNLLRGLNPKYRHIKPVITSKRSPHTFLSARSFLALEELQMQHDDKMETGKELLASHDRQTPTAPLSTSMSHK, encoded by the coding sequence ATGTCGTCGCTGGCACACTCCTCCTCAAGCTCCTCCGTCTCCTCTGAGCCCCTTCCCGACGCTCCTCagcctgctccggccgccgtcgTGCAGCAGGTGAACATCCGCTCGCATGTTCCCGTCCTCCTCGACTTCCCCTCTGCGAACTATGGGCAGTGGCGCGTTCTCTTCGAGTCCGTCCTCGGCAAGTTCGGGCTCGATGACTTCGTCCGTTCCGCGCCGCCCATCGCCCAACGCACCGCCGAGTGGCGACAGATCGACCACATCGTCGTCAACTGGATCTACACCACCATCAACAAGACTGTCTTCGACATCGTCTACAGGCCGCGCGTCTCCGCGTTCACCCTCTGGGGCGACGTCGAGGGTCTCTTCCTCAACAACGAGCTGCACCGTGCCATCTACCTCGAGGCCGAACTGCGCTCCATCGTGCAAGACGACGCCACCATTGACGAGTACTGCTCCACCCTCAAGCGCCTCGCCGACAAGCTCCGTGACATTGGGCAGCCCGTCTCGGAGCCGAGCCAAGTGCTCAACCTTCTCCGCGGGCTGAATCCCAAGTATCGCCACATCAAGCCGGTGATCACCTCCAAGCGCTCGCCTCACACCTTCCTGAGCGCGCGCTCCTTCTTGGCCCTCGAGGAACTCCAGATGCAGCATGATGACAAGATGGAGACCGGTAAGGAGCTGCTCGCCTCCCATGACCGCCAGACTCCGACCGCGCCTCTCTCTACAAGTATGTCTCACAAATGA